One Romeriopsis navalis LEGE 11480 DNA window includes the following coding sequences:
- a CDS encoding sterol desaturase family protein has protein sequence MAERLIRTIVLYLVLTGVFRVLEKYCASIPEQKRWRRDSWLDTIYWFVTPMISQIASILCIGLVVLPIYLILGRSIDWQSVTTGYGPIAQVPLWIQGIIAVVIGDFIGYWTHRLHHTRHLWDVHAVHHSSATMDWLSAVRVHPINDVISRVFQATPVLLLGFSPLAVEMYVPFLSAYVALIHANVRWNYGPIGYLFASPAFHRWHHTVEKEGEGKNFAGIFAIFDWVFGTFYLPKQQPHSFGLIDQPMTESFIGQMIYPVRNWLPRKKKRGMG, from the coding sequence GTGGCTGAACGTCTTATCCGCACGATCGTACTTTATCTCGTATTAACGGGTGTATTTCGGGTTTTAGAGAAGTATTGTGCCAGTATCCCAGAACAGAAGCGATGGCGACGGGATTCCTGGCTAGACACGATTTACTGGTTCGTCACACCGATGATTAGCCAGATTGCCAGCATTCTATGTATCGGGCTGGTGGTGTTGCCGATTTATCTCATTTTGGGCCGATCGATCGACTGGCAAAGTGTGACGACGGGATATGGGCCGATCGCCCAGGTGCCGCTGTGGATTCAGGGGATTATCGCCGTGGTCATTGGTGACTTTATTGGCTACTGGACCCATCGGTTGCACCATACGCGCCATCTCTGGGATGTACATGCGGTCCACCACAGTTCGGCGACGATGGATTGGCTGTCAGCGGTGCGGGTACATCCAATTAATGACGTGATTAGCCGCGTGTTTCAGGCGACACCAGTACTGCTGTTGGGCTTTTCACCGTTAGCAGTGGAGATGTATGTGCCGTTTTTGTCGGCTTATGTCGCGCTGATTCATGCGAATGTGCGGTGGAACTATGGGCCGATCGGCTACCTGTTTGCCAGTCCCGCGTTTCATCGGTGGCACCATACGGTCGAGAAGGAAGGCGAAGGGAAAAATTTTGCGGGCATCTTTGCGATTTTCGATTGGGTGTTTGGCACATTTTATTTGCCGAAGCAGCAGCCCCACAGTTTTGGCTTAATCGATCAACCGATGACGGAGAGCTTTATCGGCCAGATGATTTATCCAGTTCGAAATTGGCTACCACGAAAGAAGAAGCGGGGTATGGGCTAA
- a CDS encoding element excision factor XisH family protein: MSRKDLFHELVKQALSQAGWTITADPLYLSVGNLNIQIDLAAEPLIAAVKADQKIAVEVKSFISASKITDFYGSLGQYLTYQVALRLKEPDRQLYLAVPNLVYYSLFQEVLVREVLQTHPVKLIIYDKTTQEIQSWIN, encoded by the coding sequence ATGTCTCGGAAAGATCTGTTTCATGAGCTAGTGAAACAAGCATTGAGTCAAGCGGGATGGACGATTACGGCTGATCCGCTATATCTGAGTGTTGGCAACTTAAATATTCAAATCGATTTAGCCGCAGAACCATTAATCGCAGCAGTCAAAGCTGATCAAAAAATTGCCGTCGAAGTCAAGAGTTTTATTAGTGCCTCAAAAATCACTGACTTTTACGGTTCTCTGGGGCAATATCTCACGTATCAAGTTGCACTCAGGCTGAAAGAACCCGATCGACAGCTATATTTGGCAGTTCCCAACCTGGTTTACTACTCTCTATTTCAAGAAGTGCTTGTCCGCGAAGTCTTACAAACACATCCAGTCAAGCTGATAATTTATGATAAGACCACTCAGGAGATTCAGTCATGGATAAACTAG
- the der gene encoding ribosome biogenesis GTPase Der — protein sequence MPLPVVAIIGRPNVGKSAIVNRLAKVQEAIVYDQPGVTRDRTYKPAFWSDRDFMIVDTGGLVFDDETEFLPLIREQAMMALSEACAAIFVVDGQEGLTEADRVLSDWLHRQHVPVVLAVNKCESLTQGYSQVSEFYELGWDTHAVSGIHGNGLAEALDDVLSHFPEKDEEVEEEEIRVAIIGRPNVGKSSLLNAIAGENRSIVSPISGTTRDAIDLKVERNGIKYRLVDTAGIRKKKYVQYGPEFFGINRAFKAIDRADVVLLVIDAVEGVTDQDQKLAGRILEEGRACIVVMNKWDAIEEKDTYTMLEHMKQVKARLHFTEWADVVFTSAVSGQRVEKIFDMIAPAAEQHRRRVSTSVINEILEDAVSWHTPPTMKGGKQGRIYYGTQVSSRPPSIALFVNSPDRFGDTYRRYIERKIRESLGFQGTPIRIFWRGKKTRELDRGANKAIKVKS from the coding sequence ATGCCGTTACCTGTTGTCGCGATTATTGGCCGACCGAATGTCGGTAAATCCGCTATCGTCAACCGTTTGGCGAAGGTGCAGGAGGCGATCGTCTACGATCAGCCGGGGGTCACTCGGGATCGCACTTATAAGCCCGCGTTCTGGAGCGATCGTGACTTTATGATCGTTGATACCGGCGGTTTGGTGTTTGATGATGAAACGGAATTTTTGCCCCTGATTCGGGAGCAGGCGATGATGGCGCTGTCCGAAGCCTGTGCGGCGATCTTTGTAGTGGATGGACAGGAAGGATTGACTGAGGCCGATCGCGTACTTTCCGACTGGTTGCATCGCCAGCATGTGCCGGTTGTCCTTGCTGTAAACAAATGCGAGTCACTGACTCAAGGGTATTCCCAGGTATCGGAATTTTATGAATTGGGTTGGGATACCCATGCCGTCTCAGGAATTCACGGTAATGGCTTAGCAGAAGCACTAGATGATGTGCTGTCTCACTTCCCCGAGAAAGACGAGGAAGTCGAAGAAGAGGAAATCCGTGTGGCGATCATTGGTCGGCCAAATGTCGGTAAGTCCAGCTTGTTGAATGCGATCGCCGGGGAAAACCGTTCGATTGTCAGCCCGATTTCCGGCACCACCCGCGACGCGATCGACTTGAAGGTAGAGCGCAACGGGATCAAGTATCGCCTGGTCGATACCGCTGGGATTCGGAAGAAGAAATACGTGCAGTATGGGCCGGAGTTCTTCGGGATCAACCGGGCATTTAAGGCAATCGATCGCGCTGATGTGGTGCTGCTGGTGATTGATGCGGTGGAAGGTGTCACTGACCAGGACCAAAAGCTCGCAGGCCGGATTCTCGAAGAAGGGCGGGCTTGTATCGTTGTGATGAACAAGTGGGACGCGATCGAGGAAAAAGACACCTACACCATGTTGGAACACATGAAGCAGGTGAAGGCACGGCTCCACTTTACCGAATGGGCGGATGTGGTGTTTACCAGCGCCGTTTCGGGCCAACGGGTTGAGAAGATTTTTGACATGATTGCACCGGCGGCCGAGCAACATCGTCGCCGGGTCAGTACATCAGTGATTAACGAAATTCTCGAAGATGCCGTCAGTTGGCATACACCACCAACCATGAAAGGGGGAAAGCAGGGACGAATTTACTACGGCACCCAGGTTTCCTCACGGCCACCCTCGATCGCCTTGTTTGTGAATAGTCCCGATCGATTTGGCGACACCTATCGACGCTACATTGAGCGCAAGATTCGCGAGTCCTTGGGCTTCCAAGGCACACCGATTCGCATTTTCTGGCGCGGTAAGAAAACACGTGAGCTGGATCGCGGCGCGAACAAAGCCATTAAGGTCAAAAGCTAA